Part of the Oncorhynchus mykiss isolate Arlee chromosome 23, USDA_OmykA_1.1, whole genome shotgun sequence genome is shown below.
TTGCCCTTACGGACAAGGCCCCGGCCTCAGCTCTCGAGCCTCTACCAGACCTCGACGAGCGGGAGGGCTGAGAGGGGTCCGACAGAGAGGTGCTCCTGGAGGTGCTGTCTTCCTCGGACTGTTCTCCCTGTGTCTTTTTCTCGTCGTCTGATAGGCGGTTGGCCAGCTTTAGCGTCTCCCCGCTAATGCCCTTAAAGTACTCGATGGTGCGTTTACAAACCTCGCTGGCGTTCTCCCTACTCGTCTCACCTGACGAGCTAACCTGAGACCTGTCTTTGATGGGCAACCTGGAGGGAAACTGTATAGCTACTCTTTCCCTGCTAGACTGAGTTGTTACCTGCACTGATATTGGGGAGCTGGGTGTGCTGCTCTTTTTAATATCTTTGATTGGGATTCTAGACCTGGGCTCTACTTTGGCAATGACAGGCTCtgctcttctcctcacctcaGCCTTGACAACCTGTTTGGGTTTTTGCTTCCCTATTGCTGTGCCTTGTGTATGGAACGACCACCCTGGCGCTTTGACAGGCAGCCTCGACTTTTGCTGCTTCGCCTCAGCTTCCTTGATGGCTTCACTTTGTCTTTGTTCAGCCTGAACACTGTTTTCTTCTACTTCTAGAGAGTCTCTACAGAACAAAGCTTCAATCCTACTGGCTTTCTGAAGGGTGGGTTCAGAAGACGACTGCAAATTAAACACCACACTGCCACATTGTATATAGTTAGCCTGGACGCTAGAGGACTCaaggttattgttgttattgcagTTCTCTGCAGGGTAATCTCTTCTTTCTGACAGCTTTGGGTCTCTGTATCCGCTAAACTGACTCCCCAGTGACTGGTTTTCCAAGCTAATGTATTCTGGCATCTGACTTTCTGACATCTCTGCCTTATAATCTGTGTGATCCCCCGAGTCTTTTTTCACTGTAATGGCTATTCCCATCTTAATGGGGGTGCGTAATTTGGGGTCAACTTTAGAGGCCGTAATCGTGAATGAGGACGTGGTCTCGGCTACTGTGTCACCAGAAGGCGCATCGGTACAGCCAGTGTCAGTGCCAGTCTGTGCAGGGCTGCACTTTGCTGATGTGCTGCTTTCTGTGGCAGTCTCTAACTtcaccccctcacccctctcccctgtTTTTGACTGAGAGGTAACTACCCCTGGACTCTTGCCCCCTCTCCCCTTGTCCCCTGATTTCCCATCAGAGGAATGCTCACCAATCTGGAAAAATTGAAGTCTCTCTTCAACAAAGTCCCGCTTGCTCATGTCAATTGCACCACTGCGCGTCATCTCAAACATCTTCCCCTCATGGAAGGGGAAAGGGTTAGGCTCGCTAGTCGGTGTGCTTTCATCAGTCGGGGTTCTAGCAGGGGTAGTGTCTGGAGTGGTGGCTTGCGATTTGTCCTCCACAGACAAACCAAAAGGCTTGGGATCTTCTTCTCTCGCTTTGGCATCAAaaactccttctccttctccccctttgCTTGACCAGGGGTCAAAGTCTAAGCCTTTCGTGGCGACTGTTTTGAAGGTAGAGTTTAACTCCTCTTCGAGTTGACAACGGAAATAGTTATCTGCAAAGTCTTGTCTATCACCCTGTCTATCTGGATGTCTTCCCTCAAGAGTGTAGTCTTTTTCATCTCCGGTGTTTTGGTCTGAGTTTGCTTTCCCATTATCCCCTCCATCCTCACTTGGCGTTTTCTCCTCCTCTATGACTTCAAGCTTTGATTGACTAAAGGAACGATCACATGTCTTGCCGTCATTGGACAGGCTTGATGTTTTAGGGTCTTGTTCACTCAATCCATCATCCTCATCTTGAAGGTCATAGCCATCGAGAGAGTCTATTTCAGTGGCATCTGTGTCATGAGAGAACTCAGCAGTTGTGGCTATGGAGCAGTCTGTGATTGACTGGTCGTTGCCATTTTTCTCTAAGTCTACATCCTCTTCTTTTTCAACGCCATTCGTGCCTGACTCCTTGTTGTTTCCGTTCCTCTCAGGCTTTTGGGGTTTTAAAagcttctctccttcctccttctccttcatCTTGAAGGTGTACTTTTTGTTGGGAATGGGATGGAAGACAGACTCATCGTCGCTAGAGTCACTGTCGTCTGCTCCAGGTGGAACTGGAGAGGGAGGTTGAACCCTGATGATGGGCTCTGCAAGGAGGTGCCGATCATGCTCCTCTTGGAGGTTCACCTCCATCATCTCTGTCTCAGCCTCTGAGGAGGCACAAGATCCCCTCTTATCAGGGTCAGAATGCTCTGCCTCTAAAGGCGGAGGGGGGGGAAACTCAATGTAAGCGACTCTTTTCTCTTTGTGTCGTTTCAGTGTTTCCTGATTTCGGTTGGAGGGTTCTGATGAGGCAGGCTTGGTTTTCTTTGGCAGAGACTCCTTGTAGACGAAGGTCTTTCCTTCGTCTTCTTCAGACTCCTCTGCTATTGGAATGGGCATTCCGGGCATGTATCCAATTACGGAATCTGGCGTTCTGGAGGCAAGGCTCACCTCCTCAGAACTTGGTGTCTCAGGAGTAACAGGACTTTTGCCAGAGCTGTCCATGAGAGTAACTTGCTCTAGAGTGTCATCCTCTGGGCTGCCTTGAGGAGATGGGGTCTGTTTTTGTTTAATGGTGTAACGCGCTCCCCGTGTCTCATGCACTGTTCGGCTCTCGTGACTCACTATCTTTTTGTATGTTCCCAGCTGCTCAGCTGTTTCTTTTTCGTATTTCTTGCCCACTTGGATGCTAACATAAACTGGCAAAGGTTTGATGTCTTTGAAACCCTCAATAACAATGTTTTCCAAGTACCCTACTTGATCGCTATCTATACCATTACACACTACAGTTGACTGACTACTATCAAAAGAATCAGATGATGTTTCTACTGATGAGCAGTTTGTGGATTTTCTGGATTCAGAGCCGCTGTGTAACCTATTTCTAGCTAAAGTAGGTATTTGTAACCCTGGCCTTTCACACAGTTTAACAGAGGTATCAAATTTTAATGAAGTGGATTGATGATTTTCTGAGAAACTAGATGGCATTCTAACAGGAATTTGCGATTCCGAGTTTTTTTTTAGACCACCGGTACTATTTGGGTTTTCTCGGACCACAAGCTCTGTGTAAATTATTTTCTTGGTTGTCTCATCTTTTTTGGCTATTCCATCTCTAAAACCCTGCTGTTCTCTTTGTGAATTGTGGTCTTTGTGAATTGACACTTGGGGTTGATAGTTTCCATTTCCATGACATTCCCAAGTTTTGAAGGACTTTTTTTCTTCCTGTTCATTTCCGTTTGTGCCGTGTTTAGGAGATGAGTAAATATACCTATTAGCACTGGGGCTTGGTCCACTAGATCCTCTTACCTCACTTTCTAGAACCTTCCTTGTACATCCTGGACTGTCTGGTGATTTGGGGATATTTGAGCCTGCAAAAACTTGATACACAGGCAGCTTACTTTCCAGGAGTTTTCTTACTGGGGGATTTGACGTGTGTCCCCATTGTGGACCCGTATCTTGCTTTTGAGCCTCTTGTTCAAAATGTAGCCTAACAGCGCTGACTTTGGAGGATGACATTTGAAAAGGTTTAGAGGCATCACCCACATTTCCCTGTGAGATGCCATCCCCTGGTTTTCTATTGTCATCCTTATATTGTAGCAGCACTCTCCTCTCTGGGCTGCTTGGTAAACTAGCACATTTTCTATCATTGGAGCCAAACCTGTCTCTGAAACGGTCTCTACATTCTTCACCACTGCCCCCATTCCTGTATGCTGATCTTTCAGGACTGCTGTGCGTAGAGCTAGGCCCTGATCGTGTTTCCCTAAAGTCGGACCTACGGGACTTCTTCTCAGGGGAAGAAAGCTCATCGTTCAGTTTCTCTGTCTTATCACGAAAAAACTGAGAGACTTCGCTAAGCTTTTCCTCTGCTTCCTTAACAGTTCTGTCTACTCTGTCTTCATATATCAGCTTTTCTCTATTCTTGCTCTGTCTGTCATCAGTGACACGCATCCAAACAGAGTGCTTTGGGCTGCCAGGTTCTGAGGAATACTGCAACAGTGTTAGTTTGTCAAAGTTATCGTCTACATTGGCAATTTGACCTGATTTGTCTGTGTTTGATGACTTCAAAATATATTCTTGCCTTGATCCACTAGACCTTCCCTGACTATAACAACTCCTATCTGGGGATTGAAAACGAGACCTGTCCCTTAAATACTCCTCAGTGTCAGAGTGAGACGAGTCTGGTTTCTCAGAGAGAAGCATTTTGTCGGCAAAGTTGTAAGACTCTCCTCTTAGTTCTGATGATTCATCATCATTATATTCCACAGAGTGCTGGCTGAGTAGCTTTAGGGTTTTGTACGAGTCGTCTGCCATGAGCTGTTCAGAGCTTGGATGACTATCATCTTCCTGTGTCATGGGCGTGTTTACTCTGGAAGACTCTAGGTAACAGGGGAGCGATTCTTCaggctcctcctctccctgtcgtGACATTCCACTGTTCCCTTGGTAGAAGTACATCTCCTTCTCTGGGCGATTTTTTGTCTCCCGGATGATGACCTCAGTTGGTTCAGTTTTGTTGCCCTTTTCAATGTGAACTTCAATTATTCTTTCAACTTTGGGTTTTGAGCTGATATCTTCAAGAACTCTCTGTGATGTGTCATCGTTGCCGGCCTTGTGCTCAAACAGTCCAGCAAGTTCTCTGGAGGGATCCCTGCCGGACTGGAAAGCTTTCATGATATCATGCACTGACATTGATTCTTCAATCCTCTCTGATGTATTCTCTTtactctggggtttgtggtacacCATTCGGGTGGTAGTTGTGATGTGGGTCTCTTCCTTAACTCGCATGCCCTTGCCCATCGAGTCATCGTCCGGGCTGATTTTCATCTGAAATGATTTTGTTTGGTCCACATTGGATGCATTCAGCCCTTTGGGCTCAGCATCAATGTATCTAACCTCCCTTGTATCCTCCGTCATTGGTTGCTTGTTATCTTCAGGAGACTCATAGCTCCTAATAACATGAACAACCTCAGTCCTTGTCTCCGTGATTACTGGTGGAATATCCTGGAAAAGCGTCTTGGGTCCCATGCCTTCTGCACTCTGTGGGGCAGATGGCGTCCTTTCACTCCTTGTCTCAAAGCCACTGTCTGAGAGGGGACTCTTGTCCTGGTCATGTGCGATGTCATCTGGAGATTCTAACATGGCATCAGGCCCAAATAGCACATCTGCTAGTTTACAGAGCTCCTTTTCTGAGGCAGAGGACCGCATGTTTGCGGGTGGCATTTTCAGCTTGTGCTCAGGTTTAAGCATACgtttctgtttctcctctccttctcgtCTAACCTCATCAGATCTATGCTTTACATCTGCAATTTTTGAGATAGAGCTACTGCCAATGTCATTTGTCAAGTAGTCTACTACCTTCGATAGATTGAAATCTCTGTCTGGTATAGTCTTAGTTTTGATTTGAGGGACCACTGTCTCATATCTTGGTGGATAACTCCAGTTGCTTTGCTGGGGATCCACTGGCACTTGTTTAGAGAACTGTACCTCGTCTGTTGTATTTGTTTTAAAAGCTGTCTTGTTAATCTTTGCCGTATCCTTGGTTAGGATCTCACTAACTTTGACCAGGTCCTGTTTCACTTTCTCTACAATTCTGTAAGGCTCCTCGTCCTCCATTCTAGCCTCTTTGGGGAAGTCAGACTGGAAACCTTTGGAGGCTGAACTTGGTTCTGTTTGCAAGATGTTAGACATCCGTATCAAGTCCTCTTTCATTTCTGCCACGTCCTTCAGTATCTCTTGGCTGGAGGACAGCGGGGATGAGGTGGTGGATTTTAGGGCAGCCGGGGACATGAATAAGGGGGATTTGACAGGTGACAGAGTTCTGGCAAAGGAAGACTGGGCTTGAGAGTTTGTCTCAGCAGGCATAGTTTTTCGAGGGGACAAGAGGGCAGCAGCTGACTTTGACACCTCAGGGAGCTTTTTAAATTGGGGTTCTGGCAAAACATTTATAATTGAATACACTGGGACAGTCATTGGGCTTGGTGGGTTTAGTGGGGACCGTAAAGAGGCATATAGGGAACTAGAGGCTGAGGATCTTATGGACTGGTAAGAGGATGACGCTGAGGAGGACATGGACTTGAGAGTGCCATATCCAGAGGCAGAGCAGGAATTGAACGTTTTTTCAACCTCGTCAAAGGCTGCATTTACGCTTGTTGTTGCTGCATTGGTGGTTGCCTGTATCCTCCCCTGTAAGCTGCTGGAGAGTAGGGATGTGGGGGAGGAGGAGCGGTACTTTGTAGGGGATACTGTTCCATTGATCAGAGCTGCAGCACTAGGAGGAGTGTTGGATTTAATTGGTgatgagagggaggaaaagagactCCTTGAGGGGCTTGAGGGGTCTGCACTGGACCGGACAGAGGAGAGGCCAGGAACAGTTTTTATAGGAGAGGACGATGTTGTTGTGCCAGTGCCCACAATGACACCCTTGAATGGAAGAGTTGAACTGTACATGTTCAGTGAGGATTTAGGGGAAGCAGGTGGCGTCATAGTGATTGATGACCTTTCTAGCAGACACCCTCCACCAGTGGTGATAGGAGAGGTTCTAGTAGACAATGCTGCCAGTCCCTTGATGGAAACATGGTCTGGAATGCTTCTGACTGGCGATGACTGGAGACTGGGGGTAACCTGAACTGGGTACTGGGCCTGCTGAACTACAGTCTTTATTGGGGATGAAATGGTCCTGTACGACCTGATGGGGGAAGCTATGTCGCTGACTGACTTGATGGAATGGGCCGGTGAGCCGCCTATGTTGGACTTGATGGGGGACGCTGAGGTGATGGACCACACAGACTTCAGTGGAGAGGCAGTGGGCGTGTTGGACGATGAACTGGAGTGGGAACCGAATCCAGACTTGGCTTGGCCAGGGACGGAGACAGGAACAGCCGACCACGCCTGATAAGATCTCGTTGAAAAGACAGGTTTGTGAGTGTAGCCAGTAGGCTGTGTTCTCGGCGAGCTCCGATCAGTTGTTTCTTGAATAACCAAACCAAAGATTTAACATAAATTCAACGGaaaataattgaaataataaaaacagagaaaccagagagagaaagTTGGAGTCAGTAAGGCCAATATTAATCAAAGCAGTAAGAATAATATAATTTATAAAACGTCAATTACTATCTAAACAAAGATATGGTGAAAAGTGATTGTTTAAGGTCAATGATCTGTCACAAAATAGAACAGATGCAAGATAACACACAATGAAGCATACGTGGCAACAAAATGcttgacataacagtgaagaagaAACCATttcaaacataccaagacaacaacacaaccattCTATTAACCATTGATGTGCTTTGTCTGTTTGCCGTTTTGCTGCAGTGCCTTTTATATGTTTGGTGCACACCATGGTCATATGTTTCCAATGCCAAAAATGACCCCACAATCCTTTTAGTATATTATTAGTGCAATAATTGTCTCAAGGGTTCACTTATTGATTGGTTCACAAGAAATGAATGCCCTGAACAATCACTAAGCCAATAAAAGTGAGGTGTTCTTCAAAAGAATGAAAACGCTACAAGATAATAATTATATTTGACATTTGGATGTTGCAATGCCAGTAGTTTTCACAAAAATGTTATGATACAAAAacaaggaaaatatatttcacaaaaTGGAGAGGGTCTGCAaagtatactaaacaaaaatataaatgcaacatgaaacaatttcaaagattttactgagttacagtttacataagaaaatcagtcaattgaaataaataaattaggccctaatctatggattttacatgacggGGCAGGGTTTCGTTCATGGGTGGGCCTTGGCGGGCATAGGCCCACATACTTGGCAGCCAGACCCACCCACTAGGGAGCCAAGCCCAGCAAATCAGAATTCATTTTtcaccacaaaagggctttattacagacaaaaatactccTCAGTACAACCCCCCACCGCCCCTCAGACGATCACACTATTtgagaagccagatgtggaggtcctgggctggcgtggttacacgtggtctgcggttgtgaggccggacggacacactgccaaattctctaaaacgacgttggaggcagcttatagtaaagaaatgaacattaaattctctggcaacagctctggtggacattcctgcagtcagcatgccaattacacgctccctcaaaacttgagacatctgtagcattgtgttgtgtgacaaaactgcacattttaaagtggccttttattgttcccagcacaaggtgcacctatgtaatgatcgtgccgtttaatcagcttcttgatatgccacacctgtcaggtggatggattatcttggcaaaggagaaatgctcactaacagggacgtaaacaaacttgtgcacaacatttgagagaaataagcttttgtgcgtatggaacatttcagggattttttttaaatatttcagctcatgaaacatgagaccaacactttacatgttgcatttatatattttttcagtgcATAAGACACCAAGCAAGGGTTGTCCGGGATGGATATGAATCATGACGTGTATGATGACAGTATGGAAAGTGCTCATAATTCTACACTATTGATATATGAATATATCATAAAGGTAATATCGTACACTGCATATGAAGTTGAATAACGTTATTGATATTTTGTATGAACTGAGGATTTATGAAAGTGAAGATGTTAAACTCACTCGCTGCAGGGTCGGTCAGATAGCTGTAGCGCTTACGCAAAGCTAAGGAGGCAAAGGTATGACGTCGGTCTGGTTTTTCagtctgcaacaacaaaaacaacaaaatatctTTTAACATAAAATAAAGATTGGATTTAAATGCCAAAAATGTATATTCCCTTTTTTGACATTACGGACAGAATTTCTCCCATTTTGTGATTTTGAAATCAAATCGAAATGATGCATTTTGCAGTGTGGGAGTCCATGTTGTTGAGGTAGTAGGCACTGCAAGCGATTGACTAAGAGATCCATGCTTTCCTCCGATTGGACAGATTGAGAGTGACCTTGGTGGCGCGATTTCAAGTGCATTAATCAATCTCATTTTGAAGAAACAC
Proteins encoded:
- the LOC110502535 gene encoding ankyrin-3 isoform X11, with the protein product MAHAASALKKNRDVDVNAIEDEKEKKRRIKKLASREQKRKSDSNASYLRAARAGNLEKALDYLKSGVEINICNQNGLNALHLASKEGHVEVVAELLKLEANVDAATKKGNTALHIASLAGQTEVVKELVTNGANVNAQSQNGFTPLYMAAQENHLEVVRFLLGHNSSQSMATEDGFTPLAVALQQGHDQVVSLLLENDTKGKVRLPALHIAARKDDTKAAALLLQNDHNADVESKMMVNRTTESGFTPLHIAAHYGNINVATLLLNRGAAVDFMARNDITPLHVASKRGNSNMVKLLLDRGSKIDGKTKDGLTPLHCGARSGHEQVVEILLDRGAPILSKTKNGLSPLHMATQGDHINCVQLLLQNDVPVDDVTNDYLTALHVAAHCGHYKVAKLIVDKKANPNAKALNGFTPLHIACKKNRVKVMELLLKHGASIQAVTESGLTPIHVAAFMGHDNIVNSLTHHGASPNTTNVRGETALHMAARAGQADVVRYLLQNGANVETKAKDDQTALHISSRLGKADIVQQLLQRGASANAATTSGYTPLHLAAREGHEDVAAMLLDQGASLSASTKKGFSPLHVAAKYGKMEVASLLLQKRAAPDAAGKSGLTPLHVAAHYDNQRVALLLLDQGASPHASAKNGYTPLHIAAKKNQMDIGTTLLEYGADTNAVTRQGISPVHLAAQEGSVDLVSLLLSKNANVNMGNKSGLTPLHLAAQEDKVNVAEVLLNQGADIDPETKMGYTPLHVACHYGNIKMANFLIQNQARVDGKTKNGYTPLHQAAQQGHTHIINLLLQHGASANQLTVNGNTALSIARRLGYISVVDTLMPLTDENLTSVTTTEKHKMNVPETMNEFLDMSEDEVKANVPEILNEDCISDVDEGEDAMTGDTDKYLRPQDLKELGDDSLPQEGYMGFSIGVRSASPRISLRSFSSDRSNTLNRSSYARDSMTIEEILAPTKDTLQSVCKDLSYLVDPLNKHLAVTRDYDAECLRRYSWTPDTMDHSNTVSSPIHSGFLVSFMVDARGGSMRGSRSNGMRIIIPPRKCTAPTRITCRLAKRHKLAYPPPMVEGEGLVSRLVEVGPAGAQFLGPVIVEIPHFGSMRGKERELIVLRSDNGDTWKEHQYDCHPSDITDILNGMDEELDSNAELEKKRICRIITRDFPQYFAVVSRIKQESNHMGPEGGTLTSQTVPMVQASFPQGALTKKIRVGLQAQPVPDDMVRNLLGNRATFSPIVTVEPRRRKFHKPITMTIPVPPRSAEGHPSGHRGDSTPCLRLLCSITGGTSPAQWEDITGTTPLSFVTDCVSFTTNVSARFWLTDCHQTPETVSLASQLYRELICVPYLAKFVVFAKMNDPVESRLRCFCMTDDKVDKTLEQQENFEEVARSKDIEVLEGKPIHVDCYGNLSPLTKSGQQLIFNFFSFKENRLPFNVKVRDMGQEPCGRLSFLREPKTTKGLPQTAVCNLNITLPTHKKDMMESDPDDETEKPDRRHTFASLALRKRYSYLTDPAAKTTDRSSPRTQPTGYTHKPVFSTRSYQAWSAVPVSVPGQAKSGFGSHSSSSSNTPTASPLKSVWSITSASPIKSNIGGSPAHSIKSVSDIASPIRSYRTISSPIKTVVQQAQYPVQVTPSLQSSPVRSIPDHVSIKGLAALSTRTSPITTGGGCLLERSSITMTPPASPKSSLNMYSSTLPFKGVIVGTGTTTSSSPIKTVPGLSSVRSSADPSSPSRSLFSSLSSPIKSNTPPSAAALINGTVSPTKYRSSSPTSLLSSSLQGRIQATTNAATTSVNAAFDEVEKTFNSCSASGYGTLKSMSSSASSSYQSIRSSASSSLYASLRSPLNPPSPMTVPVYSIINVLPEPQFKKLPEVSKSAAALLSPRKTMPAETNSQAQSSFARTLSPVKSPLFMSPAALKSTTSSPLSSSQEILKDVAEMKEDLIRMSNILQTEPSSASKGFQSDFPKEARMEDEEPYRIVEKVKQDLVKVSEILTKDTAKINKTAFKTNTTDEVQFSKQVPVDPQQSNWSYPPRYETVVPQIKTKTIPDRDFNLSKVVDYLTNDIGSSSISKIADVKHRSDEVRREGEEKQKRMLKPEHKLKMPPANMRSSASEKELCKLADVLFGPDAMLESPDDIAHDQDKSPLSDSGFETRSERTPSAPQSAEGMGPKTLFQDIPPVITETRTEVVHVIRSYESPEDNKQPMTEDTREVRYIDAEPKGLNASNVDQTKSFQMKISPDDDSMGKGMRVKEETHITTTTRMVYHKPQSKENTSERIEESMSVHDIMKAFQSGRDPSRELAGLFEHKAGNDDTSQRVLEDISSKPKVERIIEVHIEKGNKTEPTEVIIRETKNRPEKEMYFYQGNSGMSRQGEEEPEESLPCYLESSRVNTPMTQEDDSHPSSEQLMADDSYKTLKLLSQHSVEYNDDESSELRGESYNFADKMLLSEKPDSSHSDTEEYLRDRSRFQSPDRSCYSQGRSSGSRQEYILKSSNTDKSGQIANVDDNFDKLTLLQYSSEPGSPKHSVWMRVTDDRQSKNREKLIYEDRVDRTVKEAEEKLSEVSQFFRDKTEKLNDELSSPEKKSRRSDFRETRSGPSSTHSSPERSAYRNGGSGEECRDRFRDRFGSNDRKCASLPSSPERRVLLQYKDDNRKPGDGISQGNVGDASKPFQMSSSKVSAVRLHFEQEAQKQDTGPQWGHTSNPPVRKLLESKLPVYQVFAGSNIPKSPDSPGCTRKVLESEVRGSSGPSPSANRYIYSSPKHGTNGNEQEEKKSFKTWECHGNGNYQPQVSIHKDHNSQREQQGFRDGIAKKDETTKKIIYTELVVRENPNSTGGLKKNSESQIPVRMPSSFSENHQSTSLKFDTSVKLCERPGLQIPTLARNRLHSGSESRKSTNCSSVETSSDSFDSSQSTVVCNGIDSDQVGYLENIVIEGFKDIKPLPVYVSIQVGKKYEKETAEQLGTYKKIVSHESRTVHETRGARYTIKQKQTPSPQGSPEDDTLEQVTLMDSSGKSPVTPETPSSEEVSLASRTPDSVIGYMPGMPIPIAEESEEDEGKTFVYKESLPKKTKPASSEPSNRNQETLKRHKEKRVAYIEFPPPPPLEAEHSDPDKRGSCASSEAETEMMEVNLQEEHDRHLLAEPIIRVQPPSPVPPGADDSDSSDDESVFHPIPNKKYTFKMKEKEEGEKLLKPQKPERNGNNKESGTNGVEKEEDVDLEKNGNDQSITDCSIATTAEFSHDTDATEIDSLDGYDLQDEDDGLSEQDPKTSSLSNDGKTCDRSFSQSKLEVIEEEKTPSEDGGDNGKANSDQNTGDEKDYTLEGRHPDRQGDRQDFADNYFRCQLEEELNSTFKTVATKGLDFDPWSSKGGEGEGVFDAKAREEDPKPFGLSVEDKSQATTPDTTPARTPTDESTPTSEPNPFPFHEGKMFEMTRSGAIDMSKRDFVEERLQFFQIGEHSSDGKSGDKGRGGKSPGVVTSQSKTGERGEGVKLETATESSTSAKCSPAQTGTDTGCTDAPSGDTVAETTSSFTITASKVDPKLRTPIKMGIAITVKKDSGDHTDYKAEMSESQMPEYISLENQSLGSQFSGYRDPKLSERRDYPAENCNNNNNLESSSVQANYIQCGSVVFNLQSSSEPTLQKASRIEALFCRDSLEVEENSVQAEQRQSEAIKEAEAKQQKSRLPVKAPGWSFHTQGTAIGKQKPKQVVKAEVRRRAEPVIAKVEPRSRIPIKDIKKSSTPSSPISVQVTTQSSRERVAIQFPSRLPIKDRSQVSSSGETSRENASEVCKRTIEYFKGISGETLKLANRLSDDEKKTQGEQSEEDSTSRSTSLSDPSQPSRSSRSGRGSRAEAGALSVRAKVDRASGSERSRRSRRTGGKEGSQVAGPRAPPVAEIKPSPQSPCERTDLRMAIVADHLGLSWTELAREMNFSVDEINHIRVENPNSLTAQSFMLLKKWVSRDGKNATTDALTGVLTKVNRMDIVTLLEGPIFDYDYHCILAQLQSPAQLHSDPSFTELYSEPPTLTIDPEPSPVQLKPDPPIFILTQSESWADHMEPDSSTRSPSRPYELSLYIPTLDFDPTATTNTGMAEGDQVLIVEEEKKEVDISLQQMSFASPEQCEVEKEVKKQVSFFSSSLSSPSSPWQAQQDSRQAGAEEVVKGDGEEVVEAGEMVENGDKVVEEGDNKMVLEGGKERENGAEVAEEGAKVVKEGDNKMVLEGGKEPENGAEALGEQGVSGSTEEKDGDENEMTEDKLKSLLEDIHLEEGSEEEEGEEMTEAKVQEILSQVKQAEKDMCSLPGWHSETFSVNVEPPTPGRSVSSDLLDRQENSQENSSDSATSSSRGEPGRSRHNGDHTELPPHDGSLPLSQDSANRRAGHGKEEGVLVSEKKVQQRFSESGTDEEQTVTTRVFRRRVILKGEQAKNIPGESVTEEQFTDEDGNIITRKVIRKVIRRVSMPDDQGGDRGRWDRGDLWPCPFSLEEELEQGDGAKSRRKEERLGEKKLHS